A single Eleginops maclovinus isolate JMC-PN-2008 ecotype Puerto Natales chromosome 5, JC_Emac_rtc_rv5, whole genome shotgun sequence DNA region contains:
- the dkk2 gene encoding dickkopf-related protein 2 isoform X1: MLVLTWNRCCVVVFLVASLKTGTSQVSEARPKANLIKPALSEESPTPATNSTAHMGITKKHNVLVQQVYPCSNDKECSMGSYCHSPQQSPSRCLTCRRRKKRCHRDAMCCPGNRCSNFICVPISESVLSPHITALDEHNKLSTKDQSWRKNGKAHTKHSLKGHEGDPCLRSSDCSEGYCCARHFWTKICKPVLRQGEVCTKQRKKGSHGLEIFQRCDCAKGLSCKVWKDATSSSKSRLHMCQKV; encoded by the exons ATGCTCGTCTTGACTTGGAATAGATGCTGTGTTGTGGTGTTTCTCGTCGCTTCTCTGAAGACTGGGACATCCCAGGTATCAGAGGCGCGTCCAAAGGCGAACTTAATCAAGCCAGCTCTGTCGGAAGAGTCACCTACACCCGCCACAAACAGCACTGCTCACATGGGGATCACCAAGAAACATAACGTCCTTGTGCAG CAGGTGTATCCATGCAGCAATGATAAGGAGTGCAGCATGGGCAGCTACTGCCACAGCCCTCAGCAGTCTCCCTCTCGCTGCCTCACCTGCCGCAGGAGGAAGAAGCGCTGCCATCGAGATGCCATGTGCTGTCCTGGGAACCGCTGCAGTAACT TTATTTGTGTGCCTATCTCTGAGAGCGTACTCTCACCTCACATCACAGCTTTAGACGAGCATAACAAACTCTCCACAAAAGACCAAAGCTGGAGGAAGAATGGGAAGGCGCACACTAAGCACTCTCTCAAAG GACATGAGGGCGACCCTTGCCTGCGTTCATCCGATTGCTCGGAGGGCTACTGCTGCGCCCGCCATTTCTGGACCAAAATCTGCAAGCCGGTGCTGAGACAGGGGGAGGTGTGCACCAAGCAGAGGAAGAAAGGCTCTCATGGCCTGGAAATCTTCCAGCGCTGTGACTGTGCCAAGGGCCTTTCCTGCAAGGTGTGGAAAGACGCCACCTCGTCGTCCAAGTCCAGGCTCCACATGTGCCAGAAGGTCTGA
- the dkk2 gene encoding dickkopf-related protein 2 isoform X2: MLVLTWNRCCVVVFLVASLKTGTSQVSEARPKANLIKPALSEESPTPATNSTAHMGITKKHNVLVQVYPCSNDKECSMGSYCHSPQQSPSRCLTCRRRKKRCHRDAMCCPGNRCSNFICVPISESVLSPHITALDEHNKLSTKDQSWRKNGKAHTKHSLKGHEGDPCLRSSDCSEGYCCARHFWTKICKPVLRQGEVCTKQRKKGSHGLEIFQRCDCAKGLSCKVWKDATSSSKSRLHMCQKV; this comes from the exons ATGCTCGTCTTGACTTGGAATAGATGCTGTGTTGTGGTGTTTCTCGTCGCTTCTCTGAAGACTGGGACATCCCAGGTATCAGAGGCGCGTCCAAAGGCGAACTTAATCAAGCCAGCTCTGTCGGAAGAGTCACCTACACCCGCCACAAACAGCACTGCTCACATGGGGATCACCAAGAAACATAACGTCCTTGTGCAG GTGTATCCATGCAGCAATGATAAGGAGTGCAGCATGGGCAGCTACTGCCACAGCCCTCAGCAGTCTCCCTCTCGCTGCCTCACCTGCCGCAGGAGGAAGAAGCGCTGCCATCGAGATGCCATGTGCTGTCCTGGGAACCGCTGCAGTAACT TTATTTGTGTGCCTATCTCTGAGAGCGTACTCTCACCTCACATCACAGCTTTAGACGAGCATAACAAACTCTCCACAAAAGACCAAAGCTGGAGGAAGAATGGGAAGGCGCACACTAAGCACTCTCTCAAAG GACATGAGGGCGACCCTTGCCTGCGTTCATCCGATTGCTCGGAGGGCTACTGCTGCGCCCGCCATTTCTGGACCAAAATCTGCAAGCCGGTGCTGAGACAGGGGGAGGTGTGCACCAAGCAGAGGAAGAAAGGCTCTCATGGCCTGGAAATCTTCCAGCGCTGTGACTGTGCCAAGGGCCTTTCCTGCAAGGTGTGGAAAGACGCCACCTCGTCGTCCAAGTCCAGGCTCCACATGTGCCAGAAGGTCTGA